Proteins from a genomic interval of Kitasatospora kifunensis:
- a CDS encoding YchJ family protein translates to MSRRNTRPHPAKPAPAAPAAADGSAPCPCGLPSNYADCCRRLHHGLAQATTAEQLMRSRFSAFVVNDAAYLLRSWHPRTRPPVIDFDARLSWQRLEILDSTEGGPFHQEGTVEFVAHYVEQGISGRLHERSRFVRHEGAWVYLDGVITPTEA, encoded by the coding sequence ATGTCGCGACGTAACACCCGCCCGCACCCGGCCAAGCCCGCGCCCGCCGCCCCCGCCGCGGCCGACGGGTCCGCCCCCTGCCCGTGCGGCCTGCCCTCGAACTACGCGGACTGCTGCCGTCGCCTGCACCATGGCCTGGCCCAGGCGACCACCGCCGAGCAGCTGATGCGCTCGAGGTTCAGCGCCTTCGTCGTCAACGACGCCGCCTACCTGCTGCGCAGCTGGCACCCGCGGACCCGGCCGCCGGTCATCGACTTCGACGCACGGCTCTCCTGGCAGCGGTTGGAGATCCTGGACAGCACCGAGGGCGGCCCGTTCCACCAGGAGGGCACCGTCGAGTTCGTTGCCCACTACGTCGAGCAGGGAATCAGCGGCCGTCTGCACGAGAGGAGCCGCTTCGTCCGTCACGAGGGGGCCTGGGTCTACCTGGACGGTGTGATCACGCCGACGGAGGCCTGA